From the Lactuca sativa cultivar Salinas chromosome 9, Lsat_Salinas_v11, whole genome shotgun sequence genome, the window TTCACCGGATAGATTCATTAGAGAGCTCTCGTAATCCTCTGGTTCAgtctgatgatgatgatgatgatcggTTGTTGATGTGAGCTTCGTCTTGTTGTGACTTGATCTATGCCCACCAAGTGCTTGATGAGTTGCGAAACATTTATGGCAGGTGGTGCATTTGTATTTACTCTCATGATGTTCCGGTATTGACAATGACAATGGAAGCAGGAGAGGTGGTGGAAGAGTTGGGTCACCGGCGACGATGGGGAGCTGTTCCAATTCCATCATcagcttcatcttcttcctcttctttatCTTGGTAGGACTGTTGTAAGAAGGATTACTGAATGGATTCTTGTATTTGTAATTAATCAGTAAATGTTGGGTGTTTCTACAATCGGATTCGTTGTCAGAAAAATTCTTGATCATACCATCAAACTCCATTTTCACCGGTTCGATTTCTTCCACCATAGCTGCTTTTCCTTTCCCTGTCGACACCGGAAGATGAATAGAAGGAGATTTTTCGTCGATTTTATGATGATCTTTATTTGTTAGAGAATTACTGTTGGAACGCTCAAGCACCACCACCGGCGCCACTCCTAACTGCCTCTGAGTAACATCGGATTCCGCCGGAGATGGATCGGCATGAGCTAAGCTCATGAGATCCTCCACCGCTTCCAGTAAAACCTCATCGTCATCAGCTGCTTTCAACGCCCTACGGCCTCTCCGTTCAGTCACCGACCATCCCCGTAAAAACTTTGTCAAATCAACCACCTGATCGCCGCCGGCGCCACCGTCATCAACGACGTTGCTGCCTTCTTCGTTCACATAATTCTCAGATAAAGACGAAGAAGAAGTGGAAGAAGCAAAATAGCTTGGTTTATTTCTAACTAGGTTACGGCGGGGTGCGACGGCGGTTGGGGTTGGGGTGTTGGGAGGTGGTAGAATGCCTCGCCATAGTCGTTCGGGGTGACACCTCATATGACCAAACAGTGATTTCATGGATGGGAAGATTTTTCCACATAGAGAACATGTGGGTTTACCCTCATCATTCACGCAGCTCGCATAATAGGGTTTTCTTTCTTCTTGTTGCTGTTGATGTTGTTTCTTCAGATTCTCATCGCCATTGTTGAAATCATGATAAGCATCTTTGTTAAACTTAGTTGTTTTGGATGAGTGTTTTAGAAAAGTGTTCTTGTTAGCGGCTTGAACATGAACCCTCATGTGACCTCCCAATGCTTTCCCCGAGCTGAACTCTTTTTTACATTCAGGACAAACCCTTTTTCCTTGATTCATCGTTTCACCTTCTTTCGCTATTCTCGAGCTCGACGTCGAGAAGCTTCCGATCACATCCTCCTCCGACGATTTCTCACCTTCTGTCGCCGCCGCGAGCTTCGGAATCTTGAGTTTTATCACCATCTTTCCGTCGCTAGAAGGCGATCCGATCATCCTCTCTTCTATACG encodes:
- the LOC111897994 gene encoding uncharacterized protein LOC111897994; its protein translation is MEKIIGDEDRIEERMIGSPSSDGKMVIKLKIPKLAAATEGEKSSEEDVIGSFSTSSSRIAKEGETMNQGKRVCPECKKEFSSGKALGGHMRVHVQAANKNTFLKHSSKTTKFNKDAYHDFNNGDENLKKQHQQQQEERKPYYASCVNDEGKPTCSLCGKIFPSMKSLFGHMRCHPERLWRGILPPPNTPTPTAVAPRRNLVRNKPSYFASSTSSSSLSENYVNEEGSNVVDDGGAGGDQVVDLTKFLRGWSVTERRGRRALKAADDDEVLLEAVEDLMSLAHADPSPAESDVTQRQLGVAPVVVLERSNSNSLTNKDHHKIDEKSPSIHLPVSTGKGKAAMVEEIEPVKMEFDGMIKNFSDNESDCRNTQHLLINYKYKNPFSNPSYNSPTKIKKRKKMKLMMELEQLPIVAGDPTLPPPLLLPLSLSIPEHHESKYKCTTCHKCFATHQALGGHRSSHNKTKLTSTTDHHHHHQTEPEDYESSLMNLSGEHVEKEVEFAADAMVTLGSNGILHQCKICDKIFPTGQALGGHKRCHWTGTIEAQAAPSSQITSTGEAASSGRRKGLDIDLNEFPPATMMEDEAGNVNGNGYASSSYNSNMG